The nucleotide sequence GTTCTCGTGGTAGGTCGCGGTCCGGATGATGCCATTCTCGTCCTGGAAGACGAATTCATGGAGGGTTTCCCGGTTCTTCTCCGAAAGGGCCAGGATGTCCTCGCGTTTGTATTGAACGACCTTTCCCCAGGAACCGGGTGGTTGGGGTTTGTGGACGACGATGGTCCGGGGGGACCTAGAAATCTTGTCCCGGGAATTTTTGGGGACGATCGGGGACGGGGTGTTGGTCGGGACCGGGGATGCGGTCGGGGTATCCGTGGGCGCCGTTTGGGCCCGGAGGTAGCATGGAAAAAGCAGGGCCAATAGGGCTAAGGAACGAAAGGGATGGAACATGCCTTTAAAGGGTAAGGTCGGCGGGGGTGGATTCGATCAGGTTCGTGTAGCTGTCGTTGTAAGGATTGTATCCCGCGATGGCGAAGAGATTGTGCAGGGTGAAAGGCGGGGGAAGGTCCGGTGTCGCCCCGTCGGTGACCGGGGCCCCGGCGGTGGTCTCCTCAAGAGGGGGGGTCGTTGCGATGAAGCGAGGCTTTTGGTTCCGGACGTCGTCGTGCATGTTCAGCAATAAGTAGAATTTTTCGGTCTTCCAATCAAAGAACATCCGGTCGCAGATGACCTCCGAGAAATCCTTTTTTTCGTTCTTGGAAAAAAGGGAAAGGAAATCGCCGGGATGGCCCCAACGGTCGGGCGGCGCCTTTTCGTCCACCCAAAGCATGGTGATCGGACGGGTCAACATGGCATCCAGTTTTTGTTTGCTGGTCAGGGTGGCCTGAGAATTGGGGTCGATGGATTTCAGGACCCGTAAAAGGCCGAAGCCCAGTTTGAAGTTGATCCTTTTGATCTTGAAGCCGGGGGGGACGCTCTCTTTCCACACCGGGTTCCCATCGGCATCGGTCCTTTCCTTGAACCGGTAATAGTCCCAGTGGGTCTGCAGGTTCGCCACTTGATCGATCACGAAAGAACAGAACCGCGACACAAAGCCGCCCTTCAGGATGGGGCTGGCGGGCCAGCGTTTGGCGAGGACATTGAGCCCTTTGACGCAGCCGTTGTAATCCTCGGTGCGGAAAGCACATTGGGAATATAGGTAGAGCGAATTGGCGCTCAGGTCCTGATCGGTGGCGACCAGGGCCACTTTTTTGAAGACGTCCTTGGCCTGGTCGAACCTTTTGGCGGCGTAGAGTTTCCTTCCGTATTCGTAGGCGATGGCCAATTTTTCCCGGGGGACACCATGGTTCCGGGGAACGGGTGTTTCCGCTGAGGCGACCGGGGCCGTGGCCTGGGTCGTGGGGACGGGTGCGGGGGCGGAAACCTTTGGCGGCGGCGGGGCCTTTTTCTTGGTCTTTTTTGCTTTGGCCCAGGCGGGTGAGCCGAGGAGCGCCAGGGACAGAAGGAACGAAAGGAAGGGGAAAAGATGCTTTTTCATGCTCGTTATCTTAGGGTAAATTCTTGGGGTCGGCAATTTGATTTTGGTTTTCCAGCCATCGACCACGCTTGGTGGTGAAAGAAAGAGGTTAAGCGTTTGGCAACAAAACGGTTCCGCCTGGTGCTTTCCTGCGTTTTCCTTCTGGGGATCCTTTCCTGCAACAAGGTCGTCCATTCGGACCTTCCGCAGGACCGTTTGCGGATCGATGGAAAGGAGATCACGGTCGAGATCGCCAACCAGGGGATCAGCCGGGAAACAGGGTTGATGTTCCGGCGGGAAATGCCGTGGGACCACGGGATGCTCTTCGTGTTCCCCGATGCGGCTCCCCGGTTCTTTTGGATGAAGAACACCTATATCCCGCTGAGCATCGCGTTCCTGGACGAAAAGGGAAGGGTATTGAACATTCTGGAGATGCCTCCGCTGACGGAAAGCAATTTCCCGTCCCAGGGGTCGGCCAAATACGCCATCGAAATGAACAAGGATTGGTTCGGGAAAAATGGCGTCAAAGCGGGTGATCAGGTCGAAGGCTTGGAAGCGGTCCCGACGCCGGTCGATTGAGGATCGCCTATTCCATCCCTTTTCCCTGTCCCACCAGGGAAGGGGTCACGAAGACCACCAATTCGGTCTGTTGACTTTCATTGTCGGTGTATTTGAAAAGTTCCCCGATCAAGGGGATGTCACTGAGGATGGGCAGGCCGGAGGTCGATCTTTGGTTCTCCTCGCTGATCAGTCCCGCGATGACCAAGGTGCTTCCACTTTTCATGTAGACCGATGTTTCCGCCCAGCGGGTCCGGATGGCCGGCACGAAGACCCCGCCCCCTGTCGAGACCCCGTGTTGGATATCCAGGCCGCTCACTTCCGCGCGGAGACTGGCGGAGATATTCCCTTCGGCATCGATGGAAGGCCGGATCCTCAATTTGACCCCGTAGGGTTTCCACTCGACGTTGGAGGAACCGAGCTTGCTTTCGGTGATGTAGGGGACCTCTCCGCCCGCCAGGAAACTGGCATCCTCGCCGCTGACGGCCAATAGCTTGGGTTTGGCCAATACTTTGGCTTTTCCTCGGTTGATCAGCAATTGAAGGCTGGCGGTCAAGCTTTGGCGTGTAAAGGAACCGAAAGCGAGAAGGGGTGGAGGGTTGTTCTCGGAGATGGACAAATTGTTCAGATTGACCGAGCCCGTGGTGGTTGCGGTGCCGGTTGTCGAACCGCCGGAGGAGGAGTTCTCGATCGATCCCCAGCTCAATCCGGCTTTCAGGGCGCTCTGGTTCTCGATCTCCATGATCTCTACGTCCATTTCGACCATGGATTTCTTGAGGTTGTGGGAGGCGACCAGGATGTTCTGCGTCTCCTTGTCGCCGTCCGCATTGATATAAATGAGGTCCGTGTTGCCGGGGCCCCGCCCGGAGACCAGGATCTCTTGGTCGCTGACCACGGTGACATCGGCCACGGAAGGATTCCCTACGGCGACCTTCGTTCCTGGTTCGACATGGATCAATTTGGATTCCCCAGTCATCAAATGGAGCGGAGCTTGTGCGGGGGATCCGAATGAGGTCCCTAAGGTCAAGGTGAGAAAAACGAGAAGGGCCGATCTTCTCATGGGAGACTCCTAATTCGAATTCCCGTGGATCACCTGGATCCCGGGGGAACGCCTGGACGATGAAGAAAAATGACCGAGCTTGGAAAGGACTTCCGAATCGCTTTGGGGCTGGATAGCCACGATCTCATCGTCATTGGGGCCCCGGAGGACCAAACGGAGGGGATGATTCTCAAGAAAGAAAAGGGTTTCGGCCTGCTCGGGAGTGACGGCCAAGGTAACGGTCGAATAGGGGCCGCTCTCGGCGCCCGAGGAACCGGTCTTTTGGGAACGGCCGTTCAGGTTCTGCCCCACAGCGACGATCTTGATGTCCTGGAGCACGAAGGAACTGACCACCTTCCGGTCGCCCTCAATGCGCGATAGGACATCCACGCGATTTCCCGGCCTTAGCAGACCGCCCACCCCGGTCGTTTCATTGACCGCAAGGGTAAAAGCCCGTTCACCCGGGCCTAAGCTGAGGGAAAGGGTCTCTTCGCTCACGCCGAATTTGTTCGAAAGGATCTGTTCGCCCGCTGAGATCGGTACCAATGGGATGAGCCCTGAGATCTCTTTGAGGTCCCGAATGGCACTGGGGCTGACGAAGGCTCCGGGTACCTCTTTCGGAGCGACCATGCTGGAGTTCAAATAGGTGCCGGCAGGGATATAGTCCGTTGCCATGAGGACTTGGACCGGGGTCGATCTTTTTTCGATCTCGGAAGCGGAAGAGTACAGGAGATAAAAGGCGATGAGTCCGGACAAAAGACCAACCGCCAAGGCGATGGCAGATCTTTGGTTCATCGAAGATCGATCCTGGTAATAAATTCAATTCAAGATACGTCGAGAGGAACGGCCGAAAGGCGAACTATACACTAATTCTTTTCGAACCGGACCAACGAAATGAGGTCTTCCTTTGTTCCGGGCTCCAAAAGGGCCAAGAGTCGGACCTGTCCTTTGACCAATAGGTAATCCGAATGATCCGGAGTGCCCTGAAACTGTCTTGTTTCGAAACCTTGGGAGCGACAGGACCTTTCGAATTCATCGTCCAGATCGTGGGTTTTCGGTAGAAAAATGAAGGCCAGTTCGAATTTTGGGTTCTGTTGATGGATCAATCGTTTGGCGTCCCTTGGGGGTGCGAAGGGAAAGCTCCAATGGGCACGAGCCTTTTGAAGGTCCAAGAGGCCTTTAGGGGATTCGGCGACCCATCCGTAGGTCCGATCGCCCTGGGGGTCTTCCATAAGGCCGAGGGTCCGGTAGGATCCCGTATTTTCATAGACCCGCATTTGGACATAGGGCGATAGGACCGTCGGAAGATCCGACAACCCTAATAGTCGGGGCGCAAAGTCCATTCCCTGGGCCACCGGTCTCCAGCCCGAATGAGCCCATTCCCGGTCGATCAATGATCCCAATGCTTTCGGCTCGCCGTCATTGACCCAGAGGATATTGTCCTGTTGGAAACCATTGAGTTCGGTCTTGAAGTGGCCCAGTGTCCTTGGATCGAAGCGTAATGGGGAATAGATCAAGGCCCAAGAAAAGACCGAAAGGGTAAAGAGGGTCAGGAACGAAAAAGTGGACCAGAACCACCGGTTTTTTCCTGTAAAGATCACGCGGGATGCCTCAGGACGGCTAATTGGGCCTTGAAAAGGATCCCGTTGGGAAAAAGGGGCCCGAGCACGGGAGCGCCCCGGTAACGAATGGTCACTATCCAATCGGCCCCGCCATAATTGAACAGCCCTTCCTTCATGACCATTCCCAAGAAACCAAGATCCTCTTGAAGGTCGCCCCCCAAAAGGCTATTGGGTTGGCGAGCGGAAACAAGGATCGAACCCTGGTCGAAATATTTTTGATCGGGTCCCAGATTTTCCCATAAGGAAGGACCCAAGTCCTTGGAACGGATATCCCCCAAGGCGAAGATTCGGGCCGCCTTCCCGCAGGCATCCTCGAACGCGATCTTAGCCCGGATCACAAGGGTCAATTGGGCGAGACCGGCAGCCAGCAGTATGAGCAGGGGAATGACGACCAACATTTCGTGAAGCGCTTGGCCGCGTTGCCTTCGAAAAAACATTGTCGTTTTCATGGGATCGAAGGGCCGTCCATTCCGAAAAGTGCGGCGACATCCGCAGGAGAGGGAAGGGAAGGGGAAATATCCGATGTTCCGGGAAGAGCGGAGGATCCGGGGTTTTGAGGAAGGTTCAAACCGGGCAATCCGGGTAAAGAGGGAGAGGTAGGCGTTGAACCGGGTTGGAAGCCTGGGAAACGGAATGCTTTTTGGAGAATATCCCCTATTTTGGGGATCGCGGGAGCCGAGGGGAGGCCTGGGATCGAGGAAACCCAATCCCGGATCGCGGGCAATTTTTGGATCTCGAAGGGGATCAAACGGACCTTGAATTTGGGTTGGATCACATCCCAGGCGGCTAAACCACCCCCGATGAGTTTTGATTCGCTCAAAGAATGGAAGCTCAAATTGCCCTTTCCAGGGCCTCGATTAATAGAAGAAGGAAGTTGGTCATAAACCACGATGCTATGGTCGTGCAGGTCAGTGGCATGGGTCACGTCGAATTTGATGTTCTTAAGAAGGCTGCTTGCGACGTTCAGACTCTTTCCTAAGAAGGAATCTCCGCTTGCCCCTGCTCCGGGAGTGATGACGGGTTTTAGGGAAAGATATTTGTGGAAAAAGCGTCCGGGCACCAGGACCCACATTTGGGCTGGATTCTTAACGTTCTCAGCTGGTCCAACGGCGTCGGCCGGATAATAAATATTTTGGCCGGGATGGTCCGGATCTTGGTGGTAATAAAAGATCTTTTGTTTTTGAAGATCGGGCAAAAGGTCGGCCGCGGTTCGGAAGCGCAGGGACATATTGGGCACCAGGAGCCATGAAAGGTCGCTGGTTTCTGGGTTGAAAAAGAACATCGGCAGGGGCGGGAGAGGTAATTTAAATCCTGTGGAAAGGGATGGCCAATTATCCACGAGTTGGTTGTTGCCGGCCGTTCGGGGGCCTTCCAACCAAAAGAGCAGGGGATAGAGGCCGATCCCTGGCCCGTCGCCCTTGTCGTTGATCCCAAAGATCCTTTTTTGAAGGGTCTGGACCGCGCCTCGAAGATTCGGGTCTATCTCTCCTTCTGTGGAAACGATCGTGACCACATCGGCGATGACCGAGCCCATGAGGGCGACATTGGAGTATCGGACTAATTGAAGGCCGTTGGCATAGACCGCGCCGACCGATAGGGCGGTCAGGTCGGTCCCGCGAAGGGCCCTCTCCTTCTGTATGTAGGAAAGACCCGCTTTATAGAGGCCGACGAAGAGGGCCATAAAGATGAAACAGAAAAGAAGGGTGGCCAGCAAAGCCTGGCCGGCCGCGCTTTCGCGGATGAGAGTGCTCAACCGTTTCATCGGGGTGGGAACTCGGTGATGTTTTCGTCGATCGCTTCGGCGGTGAAAGTCATCCAGAAAACATTCGGCAGGTGCAATGCCGGGATGGAGAGGATGGATGGGTCCAGCCCAAGTCCTTTCAGGATGTCGGTCATCAAGGCTCCCGTCGAGTTCTCTTGCAAAAAGGAAGTGGACAGGGGAACTCCGAAGACCTCGCCTGCCAACGGCACCCATATCGGCATTGGATACTTGAGGGTCACGACGACTTTCGCGCCGTTCGTAGCGATGGAACATTTGGAAGCCAGGGCGGTCGCCAAGGTCGTTCGGTTCAACGCCGCCAGCGGGCCAAGGGAATAGAGGAGTTGAAAATGAGGATCGTAAAGTTCGGGGTCATCGGACCGGGCGGCGTCACGGGCGATGGAAAGGGCGGCGCGTTGGACGGCAAAGGAGGCATAAGCCATGTAGGCCAGTTGGATAATGGCGAAGAAGACGAAAAAAAGAAAAGGGGCGATCAGCGCGAATTCGACCGCCGATTGCCCCCTTTGGGAGAAAGGCAGGACCACTTGTTCGGTCAATGCCCGCCGACGACCCCGGCGGCATTGTTGACGGCGTTGGCGGCATTCCCGACCGCCCCGCTATTTCCGTTCGGGTTGGCGACGGCACCTCCGACCTGCTGGCTGGCGTTCTCGAAACCGCTCTTGACGTTCTTGCCGAACATCTTCACGGCCGCGATGGCGACCACGGCGATCAGGGCCACGATCAAGATATACTCGGTCATTCCCTGTCCTTTTTGATCCAGACGCTTTCTCATAAGGCCCCCTTATTTTTTCAGAACGGCAAAACGATCATGTTGAAAAGGATGGAGAGGAATTGATCCACCTGTTTCGAGAACAGGACCGCCACGCCGGCGAACGCGATGAAGACCCCGGAAAGGATCAGCAGATATTCGACGGCGGCTTGCCCCTGATGATCTAATTTGTTTTTTGGTTTATGGACCGGCATGTGAAAAAGGTATAGGTAAGCCTTGGAACCTTCAATCAAAATTCATCAGGTTGTTTCGGGACCGGAAAGAAAATGTTCAACTTTTTTGAAAAGGCTCCCACGCGGTTCCGAAATCGATTTTTACGTCGGGGAGGTTCCCGGCGAAAATCCCATGCCCTTGCCCTCAAGATTTTGTGACGGCGGTCGTTAGGAATGGCGGGTAAACGTGGGAATCAGGTGAAAGCCCTTGCAAGCCCCCCCACCCGTGGTATAGTTAGCCGAATTCTTCACATCGATCCGAGGCTTTTTGAATGAAATGCGCCCGTTGCGGCAATAAAAACGAACCCTCCAGCAAGTTCTGCAAGGAATGCGGCGCCGAACTCCAAGCCAACGGGCAGGCCGCCCCCATCACCAGCGTCTCCGAACTCTATGGGAAAGAAGTCGAGGTCCTCTTCTTTATAGAGAACTTCACCGGCAAAGTGACGGGTATCGTCAACCCGACGGAAGACCAGATCGGACGTTACCGGGAAGCCGTCCTCCAAAAGATCATCATCGAAGTCCCCATGGCCTTGGAGAACGATGAGAACATCGGGGCCATCCTGACCTTCATCCGTCAGAGCAAGGAATATCTCGGGGAAAAGTTCAACGAAGGCCAATACCGCAACTTCTCACCCGCCGATCTGAAGAAGGAATACCTGAAGCTCTTCGAGCGGATCCTGAAAGACAAGTCCCGCAAAGGTTCCGATAAGCCTCTTCCCGCGGCCAATACGGAAAAAGCGAAGTAATTATTTTCCTTTTGGCGGTCGTTGCCGTCCGAACGCGCCCTTTCCCTAGAAAACATTGGACAGTCCGGGCCTCTATGTTAGACTAAGCCCCCTGAAATCGTGGTTTTTCCGGTTTTTCTGGAGCCCGGTCCCGACCGGGTTTTTTTTTGCCCCGTGCGCCGGAAGTCCATATTTCTTGCCTTTCCCGGTTCGAACCCGGGGGAGCGATCAATCCGACCCGCCTCGCGGTCTTTTGGGAGCCGAGTTTTGCTGAATTTCCTTCTAGGTCTTTTTTCCAGCGACGTGGCCATCGACCTTGGCACAGCCACCACCCTCGTTTACGTCAAGGGTCGTGGGATCGTCCTTCAGGAACCTTCCCTCGTCGTCGTTCATAAAGCCACCAACCAGATCCTGGCGGTCGGCAACGACGCCAAGCTCATGCTGGGCCGCACGCCGGGTTCCATCGTCTCCATCCGCCCCATGCGGGACGGGGTCATCGCCGACTTCGAGGTGACCGAGCGCATGCTCCGTTACTTCATCTCCAAGGTCCACAACCGCCGCTCCCTCATCCGCCCCCGCATCGTGGTGGCCATCCCCTCCGGATGCACCGAGGTGGAGAAGCGGGCCGTCCGGGACTCGGCCGAACAGGCCGGCGCCCGGGAAGTGTTCCTCATCGAGGAGCCCATGGCCGCGGCCATCGGCGCGGGCATGCCCATCGCCGAACCCCAGGGCAACATGATCGTGGACATCGGCGGGGGGACCACCGAGGTGGCCGTCATTTCACTGGGGGACATCGTTTATGGGAAATCCATCCGGGTGGCGGGGGACGAATTCGACGAAGCCATCGTCAATTACATCAAGCGGACCTACAACATCCTGATCGGGGAACGGACCGCGGAGGACATCAAGATCCAGATCGGCTCCGCCTTCCCGTTGGAGCAGGAATTGCGGATGCAGATCAAGGGACGGGACCTGGTGACCGGGCTCCCGAAGACCATCGAATTGACCTCGGAGGAGATCCGGGGTGCATTGGAAGAGCCCCTCATCCCCATCATCGAGACCATCAAGCTCACCCTGGAGCGTACCCCCCCCGAACTGGCGGCGGACATCGTGGACCGGGGCATCGTGCTGGCGGGCGGTTCCTCCTTGCTGAAGAACCTGGACGAGCGCCTTCGGGACGAGACCGGGGTCCCGGTCAACCACGCCGACGACCCTTCCACCGCGGTGGCCATGGGCGCCGGGCACCTGCTGGACCGTTCCATGGATTTCCTCAAGCGCATCTCGGTCCTCGAGAAAGAATATCTCTGATCCCGCAGCCTGGGGCCGACGGTCGCCGCGGTCCGCTGGAGTCGGCTGCCCAAGACGGGTCGTAAGCCATGCTTAAATTCCTCCTGCGAAACCTTTCCGCCCTTTTTCTCGTCGCCCTTTTCCTGGCCTGCGGCGCTTTGCTCCTTTACCGTTCCTCCCACCGGGGCGCCCCGCCGCCGACCTTCAAGACGACCGCCCTCTCCCTTTGGCTGCCCGTCCAACAGACGGTGACGAGGATCATCACCTTCCCCGAGGACACCCTCAACGCGATCCGCGAGCTCAAGAACCTCCACCAGGAGGTGGACCGGTTGCAGTTGGAGAACCAATCGCTGCGCATCGAGCTCTCCAACCATAAGTCCACCGAGGAGGAACTGGCCCGCCTGCAGCGGATGGAGGAGATCAAGCCGACCCTCTCGCGCAAGGCCCACCTGGCGCGGATCATCGCCCACGATCCCAGTGTTTGGAACAGCAGCTTCATCGTGGACGCCGGTTCCGACGCGGGCATCCAGGTGGACTCCCCGGTCATCTCGGAACAGGGACTGGTCGGGCGGGTCATCGAGGTTTCCAGCGGGAACAGCCGGGTGCTCCTGGCCTCGGACCCGGATTTCAGCGTGGCCGGGATCGACGATCGTTCCCGCGTGTCGGGGGTCGTGCAGGGGACCGGGCGGAACCAATTGCGTTACGGCTATGTGAGCGCCGCGGAGGACGTCCAAAAGGACGATGTCATCCTTTCCTCCGGCCTGGGCGGGGTCTTTCCCAAGGGATACCGGTTGGGCACGGTGATCCGGAAGGGCGAGGCCGAGAACGGGCTGATGGCGGATATCCTCCTGGCGCCGGCGGTGGATTTCGCGTCCCTGGACTATGTCTTCATCCTCCCGCCCGCGATCCTTTTCCAATGAGATCCGGTCCTTGGGCAAGGGGATGGAGCAGGTTCCGCTGGGTGCTCCTGGTGGTCGCGATCTTCTTCCTCCAACAGCTCCCGGTCGTCGCGGGGCTGGGGGTGGACCTTCCGCTGGTCTTCGTCATCCTCCTGGGCCTCCGCTCCACCGCCACCCCCGCCTCGGGATGGGGTTTCCTGATGGGGTTCCTCCAGGACCTTCTTTCGGCGGGCTGGATCGGGCCGAACGTGATCGGCAAGACCCTGACCGGGGCCCTTTGCGCCTATTTCCGCCTGCGGATCTACCGGGAAAAGGTGGTGACCCAGACGGGCCTGGTCTTCGTGGCCGCCCTTTTCCACCAGGGGGTGGTGTGGTCCATCAAGCTTTGGGACGGCTCCGCCCCGAGTTTTTCCCAGGCCCTTTGGACCTGTTGGAAGACCGCCCTGGGAACCACCTTGGCCGGGTTCCTGGTCTCCATTTTCCTGGTCCGTTTCCGCCGCCGCCGGTACGATCCCGCGACGGCTTAGGGTGTCTTTTGTGGGATCTTCCATCGAGGAGGGCTCGTGGCCCTGACGTTCCCGAAGGGAAAATTCAGCGTTTCCCCTGAGAGGAAATTCAAGTTCCTCTTCGGGACGATCTCGGTCGCCTTCCTGGTGATCTTCGTGAAGCTCTTTTATCTTCAGATCCTGAACTATCCCCTTTACCACGGCCTTTCGGACACCAACAGCCTCC is from bacterium and encodes:
- a CDS encoding TadE/TadG family type IV pilus assembly protein, which translates into the protein MTEQVVLPFSQRGQSAVEFALIAPFLFFVFFAIIQLAYMAYASFAVQRAALSIARDAARSDDPELYDPHFQLLYSLGPLAALNRTTLATALASKCSIATNGAKVVVTLKYPMPIWVPLAGEVFGVPLSTSFLQENSTGALMTDILKGLGLDPSILSIPALHLPNVFWMTFTAEAIDENITEFPPR
- a CDS encoding rod shape-determining protein — its product is MLNFLLGLFSSDVAIDLGTATTLVYVKGRGIVLQEPSLVVVHKATNQILAVGNDAKLMLGRTPGSIVSIRPMRDGVIADFEVTERMLRYFISKVHNRRSLIRPRIVVAIPSGCTEVEKRAVRDSAEQAGAREVFLIEEPMAAAIGAGMPIAEPQGNMIVDIGGGTTEVAVISLGDIVYGKSIRVAGDEFDEAIVNYIKRTYNILIGERTAEDIKIQIGSAFPLEQELRMQIKGRDLVTGLPKTIELTSEEIRGALEEPLIPIIETIKLTLERTPPELAADIVDRGIVLAGGSSLLKNLDERLRDETGVPVNHADDPSTAVAMGAGHLLDRSMDFLKRISVLEKEYL
- a CDS encoding pilus assembly protein N-terminal domain-containing protein; this encodes MRRSALLVFLTLTLGTSFGSPAQAPLHLMTGESKLIHVEPGTKVAVGNPSVADVTVVSDQEILVSGRGPGNTDLIYINADGDKETQNILVASHNLKKSMVEMDVEIMEIENQSALKAGLSWGSIENSSSGGSTTGTATTTGSVNLNNLSISENNPPPLLAFGSFTRQSLTASLQLLINRGKAKVLAKPKLLAVSGEDASFLAGGEVPYITESKLGSSNVEWKPYGVKLRIRPSIDAEGNISASLRAEVSGLDIQHGVSTGGGVFVPAIRTRWAETSVYMKSGSTLVIAGLISEENQRSTSGLPILSDIPLIGELFKYTDNESQQTELVVFVTPSLVGQGKGME
- a CDS encoding Flp family type IVb pilin — encoded protein: MRKRLDQKGQGMTEYILIVALIAVVAIAAVKMFGKNVKSGFENASQQVGGAVANPNGNSGAVGNAANAVNNAAGVVGGH
- a CDS encoding DUF192 domain-containing protein, with the protein product MATKRFRLVLSCVFLLGILSCNKVVHSDLPQDRLRIDGKEITVEIANQGISRETGLMFRREMPWDHGMLFVFPDAAPRFFWMKNTYIPLSIAFLDEKGRVLNILEMPPLTESNFPSQGSAKYAIEMNKDWFGKNGVKAGDQVEGLEAVPTPVD
- a CDS encoding TadE/TadG family type IV pilus assembly protein, whose amino-acid sequence is MKTTMFFRRQRGQALHEMLVVIPLLILLAAGLAQLTLVIRAKIAFEDACGKAARIFALGDIRSKDLGPSLWENLGPDQKYFDQGSILVSARQPNSLLGGDLQEDLGFLGMVMKEGLFNYGGADWIVTIRYRGAPVLGPLFPNGILFKAQLAVLRHPA
- a CDS encoding zinc ribbon domain-containing protein — its product is MKCARCGNKNEPSSKFCKECGAELQANGQAAPITSVSELYGKEVEVLFFIENFTGKVTGIVNPTEDQIGRYREAVLQKIIIEVPMALENDENIGAILTFIRQSKEYLGEKFNEGQYRNFSPADLKKEYLKLFERILKDKSRKGSDKPLPAANTEKAK
- the mreC gene encoding rod shape-determining protein MreC; translated protein: MLKFLLRNLSALFLVALFLACGALLLYRSSHRGAPPPTFKTTALSLWLPVQQTVTRIITFPEDTLNAIRELKNLHQEVDRLQLENQSLRIELSNHKSTEEELARLQRMEEIKPTLSRKAHLARIIAHDPSVWNSSFIVDAGSDAGIQVDSPVISEQGLVGRVIEVSSGNSRVLLASDPDFSVAGIDDRSRVSGVVQGTGRNQLRYGYVSAAEDVQKDDVILSSGLGGVFPKGYRLGTVIRKGEAENGLMADILLAPAVDFASLDYVFILPPAILFQ
- the cpaB gene encoding Flp pilus assembly protein CpaB is translated as MNQRSAIALAVGLLSGLIAFYLLYSSASEIEKRSTPVQVLMATDYIPAGTYLNSSMVAPKEVPGAFVSPSAIRDLKEISGLIPLVPISAGEQILSNKFGVSEETLSLSLGPGERAFTLAVNETTGVGGLLRPGNRVDVLSRIEGDRKVVSSFVLQDIKIVAVGQNLNGRSQKTGSSGAESGPYSTVTLAVTPEQAETLFFLENHPLRLVLRGPNDDEIVAIQPQSDSEVLSKLGHFSSSSRRSPGIQVIHGNSN
- the mreD gene encoding rod shape-determining protein MreD, with amino-acid sequence MRSGPWARGWSRFRWVLLVVAIFFLQQLPVVAGLGVDLPLVFVILLGLRSTATPASGWGFLMGFLQDLLSAGWIGPNVIGKTLTGALCAYFRLRIYREKVVTQTGLVFVAALFHQGVVWSIKLWDGSAPSFSQALWTCWKTALGTTLAGFLVSIFLVRFRRRRYDPATA